The Macadamia integrifolia cultivar HAES 741 chromosome 4, SCU_Mint_v3, whole genome shotgun sequence genome contains the following window.
AGTTACAGAGATAAATATGCAATACATTTCTCAAGCACAACCTAAATCATGAATCCCTTGGGTTGAAATACAAGGATCCTGATTTCAGCATTAAGTTCTTTTGGTTTCATTTCCACACAGAAACCAtgtaaaaaggaaatttttgagaTAAGATCAGTTAAACCTGAAACTTCTCTTTAAGTGGTTTTTACTTCAAAACAAACAGAGCTTGTGATGGGGGTGGTGTTCTCGGGTCGCAATTGTATCATGGACCAAGATGCCACATTTTGTGGAAAGCAACTGTTGATCAAAATTTCCTGTCTCTTTTTGTgttgaaaagggagaaaaagctttagaaaaagaaaaaaaaaatctgcacaTTTAATTggtgtttgaaaaaaaaaatcctgaaaaAGAGTTCCCATGCTCCAAATTTTGATTCACTCCACACGAATTTCCTTGAAAATCAAAAGGTTCATGGTTTCCCCCCTTGAGTGTGAATGAACCAAACCTCgtctcctcctccccccccccaaaagcgCATTCTTTCCACTCATTCTCTTCTTACAAACAGACAGCCTATTGAATTTCACATGGGAAAGAGAAGAACAAGTGCAAATTGCCTTATTTCTTCTAGTGCATCATGACTCATGAGTGCATGAATCTCACGGTACTTGCCTTATTTCTTCTTGTCTTATCAGCACCATTGACTAACAAAACTTTAGCTATGTCTCTGTGCCTACTTTGTATAGCAACATGCAGCGGGGTCCAGCCTTCCTGAAAATATTATAACTTAACAGTGAGAATGAGAATAAAACTAAAATACAACACTTCAAGGAAAATAATAATTGAATGCCCCACTCACATTGTCGGCAATATTTACATCAACCTTGTGCTTAATCAAAAGTTTCACAGTCTGCATTGCCCCAACTTGCACTGCATAATGAAGCGGAGTTGCACCATCCTAACGGGAGGTTAACAAGCATCAGGTTTCCAGTTCTTTTGAGTTGAACGCAGAAATTAAACATGTTTAGAATACAGGAAATGCTTTCATTACCCTATCTCTGACATGAGGATTTGCACCTTTCCTTAGAAGATGACTAATAACAGGTTCTTTTTTACCAATAACAGCCTTGTGGAGTGCAGTGTAGCCATCCTGTGTTATCAAACCTACTGAAGCTCCATCACTAAGGGTAAGAGAGGAGACCAAGGAAGTTGAAGCATTGAactaataaacaaaaaattaaaaaggaataCAAAACTGATCTAACCTTATCAACAGTATCAATATCAACACCTTGGTCAAGTAGTTTATCCATGAAAGGAATCTGCCCTGATAGTGCAAGAGTATGAAGTGGGCTCCATTTTGCCTGCAGTATAGTTACAGGATTCAAATAGTCAAAGATTGAGCAGTAAATGTGAATCTCTCATAACTGCAAACGAATTCTGTAGTTAGTTGAAACTTAAGAGCTTCCAGGAGCTAATGTGCAGAATATACACTCAAAATTTGGTAATGTGCAGCAGGAAAGATTGCTGGAGTACTGCAGAAATATGGAATGAGAACAATACTCAGGGCTTTCGATACTCAACAGTTGATATTTTGCTGAGAACAGGAGATTCATTCTGTtgaaaaatttctctttcctctggacCCAATAGCTGCTCAACTTCTGCAATAATTAAAGAAATGTCAATGTTTCACTAACATCACATCTATCCCAAAGAAAAGTGGTTTCATGCACTCAGaaataagtttttattttattttacacaTGGTAACAACATAAATAGAACAAACCCTTGCAAAACAAGTGCAGGTTGTGTATGTCACATAAAATCGTATCCTACATGAGTATTTCcaattagaaaagaaaactaattaAGGTTCTAAGTATCATTTTCAAGATAGGTCTAGACTTGGCTTGgaatccttttcttttcttcttccttttccttgtaATTCTCATTGAAATTCCAAAATCCGTCTACTATTTTAtatcttttttgtttctgtGCTGTATATGCGAGTCCTAGCCCATCTCCTATTTCTCCTCGCCCTCTTTTTGGAAGAATAGGAATTTCAGTTCTAGAAAGTAAAAAGGAGGAAAACAAAGTTGGCATTCACCGTCGCATGAATGAAAATTAGTCAATATAATGAGAAGTAAGTCTAACTAAATCAAgcttaagaaataaaaagaagaagagaccaCCACCATCCAGGTTCGGGTACTCCTCTAAAACTTGCAGGGCTAAGGCCTCCTCTATCTTTCCTGCAATCATTGTCGTGGGAACGATAAAGAATGTTATGGCCTTACACCTTTCCTCGaaatgaatgtaagatttgacAGCAGCTCAATTGtacaaagttctttttttttttttttagcagcTCAATTGTACAAAGTTCTTTGCAAGCCTCATCAAATGAGCACGACTAACAGTGGTGGATGCCCGAATTGGGATGTGTGATAAGCATCCATATTTCGATTTTATTCCAACATCGTAATTTCAACAAAcactttgggggggggggggggNNNNNNNNNNNNNNNNNNNNGGGGGGGGGGGTCGCAACTCGCAAGGAAGAAGTCATATAGACACAAGAAAGCCGTATACATCACCACACccgaaaagaagaagagagtctAGGATgcaatataaaataaatgaaggTGAGACCGTGAAGGGATCCACAAAACATACCTCTGGCGAGGTCCTCTTCGTACTGGGCTGTTGGAGATTTACTAGTAGTAGTGGTAAGAGTTGCATGAGAATCTCCTCCAACTTGGTCTTCCCAGTCGCTCTCGAAATCCAGGTCGTTTTCTTCGACATCTTCATCGTCATCCTCGTGTTCACTACCACTGCCGTCGTCAGGATCCTCCCAAAAGTCACCGTCGGTTTGCAGAAGGGAAACGCCTACAGTGTTCGCCGCACGGACTCTTAAAGTTAAATTGGTGGGCTTCCAGGAAACAGAAGAAACCCTAATCATACTTCTTAGTTTGCATTGTAAGAAAAGTGGACATAAAGAGGCGGAGGAGCTGATGGCGGTGGTGGTGCTGCAGGTGGGAGCTACACAGAGTGGAAGCAGACAAGTGGATTTGAGAGCTGCTCCACAGAACCCCAACATTTCTCAAGAAATTCTTTCTTTTGAGGGATAAATTGCGAACCTCCGTTGATCGATTTGTCCAAATGAGGCAGGAAGCAGGAGTAACTGGTAACCACTGGCAACCCAACTTAACGCGGGAATAATAAGATTACGATGAATCGCCCTAACCCGT
Protein-coding sequences here:
- the LOC122076634 gene encoding ankyrin repeat domain-containing protein EMB506, chloroplastic; amino-acid sequence: MLGFCGAALKSTCLLPLCVAPTCSTTTAISSSASLCPLFLQCKLRSMIRVSSVSWKPTNLTLRVRAANTVGVSLLQTDGDFWEDPDDGSGSEHEDDDEDVEENDLDFESDWEDQVGGDSHATLTTTTSKSPTAQYEEDLAREVEQLLGPEEREIFQQNESPVLSKISTAKWSPLHTLALSGQIPFMDKLLDQGVDIDTVDKDGYTALHKAVIGKKEPVISHLLRKGANPHVRDRDGATPLHYAVQVGAMQTVKLLIKHKVDVNIADNEGWTPLHVAIQSRHRDIAKVLLVNGADKTRRNKAGKTPLDVSLCYGKDFKSYDLAKLLKVLPVSTYT